One part of the Helicoverpa armigera isolate CAAS_96S chromosome 3, ASM3070526v1, whole genome shotgun sequence genome encodes these proteins:
- the LOC110378941 gene encoding glutaminase liver isoform, mitochondrial isoform X2, giving the protein MDLLLQQGSHKNAGDVLFDMFKNEVTGLVPIGKFLAVSTYKLRSLFHMKLKTLSKRFTRLQALRTTGIRKNDARVKDIMQNLYIVHRDSNFEGTPETLKLDRETFNGVIKPNIVLITKAFRSHFVIPDFQDFIKDIEEMYWAAKSNYKGKIASYIPQLARASVESWGVSVCTIDGQRFSIGDVNVPFTIQSCSKPLTYAMALETLGAELVHKYVGTEPSGRNFNELVLDYNMKPHNPMINAGAILVCSLLKTLDRPDMSSAEKFDHVISFFSRLAGNEPLGFNNAVFLSEREGADRNYALGFYMREHKCFPEKANFRECMDFYFQCCALEANCDIMAIVSSTFANGGICPITDEKVLRNSTVRNVLSLMHSCGMYDYSGEFAFKVGLPAKSGVSGAMLIVVPNVMGICTWSPPLDSIGNSCRGLQFCDDLIKRFNFHKYDNIRYASHKKDPRRYKFESIGLNIVNLLFSAASGDLSALRRHHLSGMDMTLADYEGRTALHLAAAEGHLSCVVFLLVQCGVPHDPRDRWGKRPLDEAETFRHPEVVKYLKEWGATHSSDKSDHENTRPPTVDDILIAHPDANDATKDPSIIAIVSKFEEDKEKARKLLIRYGNLEKISNTFGKLRVNPRVTKAIFYSGMGRTWNSRDEGETADK; this is encoded by the exons ATGGACCTGCT ACTTCAGCAAGGTTCTCACAAAAACGCCGGCGATGTCCTATTTGACATGTTCAAAAATGAAGTAACAGGACTTGTGCCAATCGGAAAATTTTTGGCCGTAAGTACCTACAAGCTACGTTCTCTTTTCcacatgaaattaaaaacattatcaaaacgatttacccGTCTACAGGCTCTGAGGACAACCGGCATTAGAAAAAATGACGCTCGTGTCAAAGATATTATGCAAAATTTATACATAGTGCACAGAGATTCCAATTTCGAAGGTACCCCGGAAACACTAAAACTAGACAGGGAAACTTTTAATGGAGTAATTAAGCCTAACATCGTTCTGATAACGAAGGCTTTCCGCAGTCACTTTGTAATTCCAGACTTCCAAGACTTTATAAAAGACATAGAAGAAATGTATTGGGCTGCTAAAAGTAACTACAAAGGAAAAATAGCTAGTTACATACCGCAGCTGGCTAGGGCCAGCGTAGAGAGCTGGGGAGTGAGCGTTTGCACTATCGATGGACAACGATTTTCCATCG GTGACGTGAACGTTCCGTTCACTATACAATCGTGCAGCAAACCGCTCACATACGCTATGGCTCTCGAGACTCTGGGAGCCGAACTGGTACACAAATATGTTGGCACAGAGCCCAGTGGCCGCAACTTCAATGAACTCGTTCTAGACTATAACA tgaAGCCGCACAACCCAATGATCAATGCAGGAGCAATTCTAGTGTGCTCATTACTGAAGACCTTGGACAGGCCCGACATGTCCTCCGCTGAAAAGTTTGATCATGTCATATCATTCTTTAGCCGACTGGCTGGCAACGAACCCCTGGGCTTTAACAATGCAGTATTTTTGTCTGAACGCGAAGGTGCTGACAGAAACTATGCGCTTGGCTTCTACATGAGAGAACATAAATGTTTCCCAGAAAAAGCTAATTTCCGAGAATGTATGGACTTCTATTTCCAA TGTTGCGCGTTGGAAGCCAACTGCGACATTATGGCAATTGTGTCTTCCACCTTTGCAAATGGAGGTATCTGCCCTATCACTGATGAAAAAGTTCTTCGGAACAGCACCGTACGCAACGTGCTATCTCTAATGCATAGCTGTGGCATGTACGACTATTCAGGAGAATTCGCGTTCAAAGTAGGACTTCCAGCGAAGTCTGGAGTGTCTGGAGCTATGCTCATAGTTGTTCCTAATGTTATGGGCATCTGCACATGGTCCCCACCGCTGGATTCTATAGGAAACAGCTGCCGAGGCTTGCAATTCTGTGAT GACTTGATCAAGAGGTTCAATTTCCACAAGTACGACAACATTCGTTACGCGAGCCACAAGAAAGATCCTCGTCGGTACAAGTTCGAGTCTATTGGCCTCAACATCGTCAATCTCTTGTTCTCTGCTGCGAGTGGGGATCTCAGCGCACTGAGGAG GCACCACCTCTCAGGCATGGACATGACTCTGGCGGATTACGAAGGTCGTACCGCGCTACATCTGGCTGCAGCGGAGGGCCACCTCTCCTGCGTAGTCTTTCTCCTTGTTCAGTGTGGAGTCCCGCACGACCCTCGCGACCGCTGGGGCAAGCGCCCACTGGATGAGGCCGAAACATTCAGGCACCCCGAAGTAGTCAAGTATCTGAAGGAGTGGGGGGCCACGCACTCTTCTGACAAGTCAGATCATGAAAACACGAGACCACCCACCGTTGATGACATTTTAATAGCTCACCCAGACGCCAATGACGCGACAAAGGACCCGAGCATCATAGCAATCGTCTCCAAGTTTGAAGAAGACAAAGAAAAG GCTCGAAAACTACTAATCCGATATGGAAACttggaaaaaatatcaaacacttTTGGGAAGTTACGAGTCAATCCACGAGTAactaaggctatattttattccggtatggGAAGAACGTGGAACTCACGGGACGAAGGTGAAACCGCGGATAAGTAG
- the LOC110378941 gene encoding glutaminase kidney isoform, mitochondrial isoform X3, with amino-acid sequence MFKNEVTGLVPIGKFLAALRTTGIRKNDARVKDIMQNLYIVHRDSNFEGTPETLKLDRETFNGVIKPNIVLITKAFRSHFVIPDFQDFIKDIEEMYWAAKSNYKGKIASYIPQLARASVESWGVSVCTIDGQRFSIGDVNVPFTIQSCSKPLTYAMALETLGAELVHKYVGTEPSGRNFNELVLDYNMKPHNPMINAGAILVCSLLKTLDRPDMSSAEKFDHVISFFSRLAGNEPLGFNNAVFLSEREGADRNYALGFYMREHKCFPEKANFRECMDFYFQCCALEANCDIMAIVSSTFANGGICPITDEKVLRNSTVRNVLSLMHSCGMYDYSGEFAFKVGLPAKSGVSGAMLIVVPNVMGICTWSPPLDSIGNSCRGLQFCDDLIKRFNFHKYDNIRYASHKKDPRRYKFESIGLNIVNLLFSAASGDLSALRRHHLSGMDMTLADYEGRTALHLAAAEGHLSCVVFLLVQCGVPHDPRDRWGKRPLDEAETFRHPEVVKYLKEWGATHSSDKSDHENTRPPTVDDILIAHPDANDATKDPSIIAIVSKFEEDKEKARKLLIRYGNLEKISNTFGKLRVNPRVTKAIFYSGMGRTWNSRDEGETADK; translated from the exons ATGTTCAAAAATGAAGTAACAGGACTTGTGCCAATCGGAAAATTTTTGGCC GCTCTGAGGACAACCGGCATTAGAAAAAATGACGCTCGTGTCAAAGATATTATGCAAAATTTATACATAGTGCACAGAGATTCCAATTTCGAAGGTACCCCGGAAACACTAAAACTAGACAGGGAAACTTTTAATGGAGTAATTAAGCCTAACATCGTTCTGATAACGAAGGCTTTCCGCAGTCACTTTGTAATTCCAGACTTCCAAGACTTTATAAAAGACATAGAAGAAATGTATTGGGCTGCTAAAAGTAACTACAAAGGAAAAATAGCTAGTTACATACCGCAGCTGGCTAGGGCCAGCGTAGAGAGCTGGGGAGTGAGCGTTTGCACTATCGATGGACAACGATTTTCCATCG GTGACGTGAACGTTCCGTTCACTATACAATCGTGCAGCAAACCGCTCACATACGCTATGGCTCTCGAGACTCTGGGAGCCGAACTGGTACACAAATATGTTGGCACAGAGCCCAGTGGCCGCAACTTCAATGAACTCGTTCTAGACTATAACA tgaAGCCGCACAACCCAATGATCAATGCAGGAGCAATTCTAGTGTGCTCATTACTGAAGACCTTGGACAGGCCCGACATGTCCTCCGCTGAAAAGTTTGATCATGTCATATCATTCTTTAGCCGACTGGCTGGCAACGAACCCCTGGGCTTTAACAATGCAGTATTTTTGTCTGAACGCGAAGGTGCTGACAGAAACTATGCGCTTGGCTTCTACATGAGAGAACATAAATGTTTCCCAGAAAAAGCTAATTTCCGAGAATGTATGGACTTCTATTTCCAA TGTTGCGCGTTGGAAGCCAACTGCGACATTATGGCAATTGTGTCTTCCACCTTTGCAAATGGAGGTATCTGCCCTATCACTGATGAAAAAGTTCTTCGGAACAGCACCGTACGCAACGTGCTATCTCTAATGCATAGCTGTGGCATGTACGACTATTCAGGAGAATTCGCGTTCAAAGTAGGACTTCCAGCGAAGTCTGGAGTGTCTGGAGCTATGCTCATAGTTGTTCCTAATGTTATGGGCATCTGCACATGGTCCCCACCGCTGGATTCTATAGGAAACAGCTGCCGAGGCTTGCAATTCTGTGAT GACTTGATCAAGAGGTTCAATTTCCACAAGTACGACAACATTCGTTACGCGAGCCACAAGAAAGATCCTCGTCGGTACAAGTTCGAGTCTATTGGCCTCAACATCGTCAATCTCTTGTTCTCTGCTGCGAGTGGGGATCTCAGCGCACTGAGGAG GCACCACCTCTCAGGCATGGACATGACTCTGGCGGATTACGAAGGTCGTACCGCGCTACATCTGGCTGCAGCGGAGGGCCACCTCTCCTGCGTAGTCTTTCTCCTTGTTCAGTGTGGAGTCCCGCACGACCCTCGCGACCGCTGGGGCAAGCGCCCACTGGATGAGGCCGAAACATTCAGGCACCCCGAAGTAGTCAAGTATCTGAAGGAGTGGGGGGCCACGCACTCTTCTGACAAGTCAGATCATGAAAACACGAGACCACCCACCGTTGATGACATTTTAATAGCTCACCCAGACGCCAATGACGCGACAAAGGACCCGAGCATCATAGCAATCGTCTCCAAGTTTGAAGAAGACAAAGAAAAG GCTCGAAAACTACTAATCCGATATGGAAACttggaaaaaatatcaaacacttTTGGGAAGTTACGAGTCAATCCACGAGTAactaaggctatattttattccggtatggGAAGAACGTGGAACTCACGGGACGAAGGTGAAACCGCGGATAAGTAG